Part of the Streptomyces sp. NBC_01460 genome, GGATGATCGCCGAGGTCGCCGCCACCGACGAGGTGGCCTACCTTCCGCTCCACGAACGCCAGATCGAGGAACTGCGCCAAGCAGACCCGCCGCCGATCTCGTACCGGGAGGTGACGCCCGCAGCGGCCGTCGGCGTCCTCGTCCAGCACGCAGTGCTGCGCCGCAGCCTCGACTCGATCTCGCGGCGGCGAGGTCTCGTGCTCACGACCGACCACATCCACCAGAACAGCCGCGGCGCCACCCTCATCTCTGAGGTCATCGACGCCGGTCTGCTGACCCGGAGCGCGTAACCGGTTCCGGCGTCCGGCCAGTCGGATGCCGTCTGCCGCGCGGAGGTGGCATACCGATCCAGGCGGTCAACGCCTACGTCATCCGGCTCGTCCGGCTGCGTGACCACCGTGAGGGCACCTGGGGCACAGGGCAGGCTCGGCCGATGCTGCGACCTCGGGAGCGCCCCGGTCCAGCGCGTACGGATCCGATTAGGCACATGCCCGGTGAGGTCGACCTTGATCTGCCGGACGCCACCTGATCGTGGGCCTCCCCCGGTCTTCGTACTGCACCTGTGCGGACGGATCTCGCGCGGCGAGCAACGCCACCCTGGCCCGGACCGCCCGGCCCTGCCGCGGCAGGGGGCGCAGCCCACCCGGCAGCCGGCCGGTCCGCGCGAGGTCCGGCCCCGCAGGCCCGGGACCAGGTCCGGGACCTCCGGGGCACGGATGGAGTGCCGTCAGCGCGGACGCGATCCGCTGTGGATCTCCAGGTAGGACACGTACAGGATCAGCGCCTGGAGGGTGGAGAAGGTGCGGCCGCCTACGACGAGGGGCGGCTGGGCGGGGTTGTTGAGAACCCTGTAGACCCAGCTGGAGATGGAGCCCCAGTTCTGTTCCAGGTTCACGGCATCAGCGGTGAGCTGATTCGAGGTCCGGTTGAGGATGTTGTTGCGGACCGTGTTGAAGATACGACCGAACCGCGCGGCCTCGGAGGTCGCCTGGATGATCATGACCAGGGCATTGCCGAGCCGCTGGGTACCCGCCGCGGTGTTCAGGTGGGTGCTGGCGGTACGCAGTTGCTGAAGGGCGTCGTCGAGGCTCGGCCCGTTGATGACATCGTCCGAGCGATTGCTGCCGCCGGGCAGGGTGGCGTAGTTGCCGTTCCAGGGAAGTCGGCGGGCGTTGACCCCGAGGACGGCGTCGAAGCTGTCGGGCCAGGTGTCGTTGAAGGCGAAGTGGCCCTCCCCCGGCTGGTAGAAGCCCGCCAGGTAGAGGTTGTTGGCCCAGAAATACAGGGCGGCCTGCTGCTGTCCGTAGCGCCATACGTTGATCTGGATCAGACGCGAGGTCTGCGAGGTGGTCTCGTCGACCGACGTCTGGTAGAAGTCATGCCCGCTGACCGAGTGGATGTTGGCGATCATGCCCCAGTAGCCGTTGTGCGGGTCGGTGCCGCCGTTTCCCAGGCCGTCGGTGACCCAGTCGTACACCGTGAGCGGCTGGTTGGGGTCCGCCTGCGCCGCGGGTGCGGTCAGCCCGGCCAGCCCGACGGCCAGGGCGAAGGCCAGGAGCAGGGCTCCTGCCCGGCGCCGTATCCGCCGCAGCGGACTCTCTCGTGCCTCCCGTAACTTTCGCGGAAGCACCGGCCGGACGTCGTGGATCATGAGGTGCTGCACAGATGGGTCCCTTCTGGCCGTCGCGACTGCGCCGGCCGGTGGAGGGGAGCGGCCCACAGAGCCGCACCCCGGGCGCCGGAGTCCGGCCGGACGTCGTGATCGTCCGGCCCGGTTCCGGCGCACAGCTACGCCAGGACCGACCATAGGAAGCGACGAGGCACGCGTATGGCCCCTGTGTGCCAAGGCATGTGCTCACAGCGACCGAAGTCGTCCGGCAGGGAGGAGAGGACCGGGGTGACCAGGCCGAGGCGGCCGATCAGCGTCGCACGAGCAGGTCGATCACGCCCGTCAGATCCGCCTCGCCGCCGCCTTCGGCCAGGCGGCGCGGCGGTGCATCAGCTCGAACCAGCGGCACAGCACTTCCGTGCTGCCCTGTGCCGCTTGTGATCGTGGACGTCGCCCAGCTGGGGGGGTGAATGACCGTTGCGCTCATCAGCGATTACTCCGATGGTGCAGTCCGGTGACGCGTCCGGCGATACTTGTCCTGTGGACTGGTCGGAGCGAGCTCGGGAGGCTGAACAGCTTCAGGACTGGGACGTGGCGATCGCGCTGGTAAGCACCCACGCCGCGTGCTTCTCCGACGATCCGGACATGCACGACAACCACCTCTGGCACATGGACCTACTGGCCCGAGCGGAACGTATTCCGGAACTTACGGAACGCGCCCTTACGGATAGCCACGCACGTCGAAGACTCAACAGATCGCTTCGAGAGCGGGGTATGGAGACGGCGCTGCGTGCGCGCCGAAGGCGGTGACCGTGACGCCCTGTACGTCCTGGTTCGACTGATGTGCGAGATGGGTCGGGTGCAAGAAGCCCAGAAGGCAGTCCAAGAAATCGGCCCGGAGGACCAGTACGCTCACCAGATTGTGGCCGGAGCCTGCTGACCACAGGTGTCCGGCTACGGCTTCCTCGTGACGATGCCGGTGTCGATCTCGGTGAGAATGTCAAGCTTGACCAGGCGCTTCGGCTTGGCCCGAGCGCCTTCGACGTTCTTAGGCATCAGTTCGTGACCCATGGCTCGGCAGATGTCGCCGGCGCGAAGTGGTCCGGTCGCATGGTTGAAGGCGTCGAGGATGCGGGGGTAGTCAAGACCGGCGCCTGGTGGTACACCCGTCGATGATCACGGCTGTCTCGCCGTCGCGGGTCTCAGCGGCGAACAGACCCGGCACCGTGCTGGAGGCCGGAGGCGTACGGCCGGCAAGGACAGCTGCGCTTCGGACGGTGCAGGGCTTTCCGAATGTGCTTCCTCGCCCGCCGGGCAGAACTACCGGGAATGGATCGGCCCCTGCCTGTCGGACGGCAGCTTGCGGCCGTAGCAATCCCTCCGGGGGATCAAGCCGGCAGCCGCTGGGCCGCGATGTGGTCGTGTGTCGGGATGATCGCGACTCGGTCCTTGACGGCGTGCAGGCGGTGCAGCGTACGGAAGGCCTCGTGCCGGTCCTCGTCGGCGAGCGCGCCGGGGTAGCCGGCTTTTTGCCGGATGAGGTCGACCTGGTCGGTGTGCC contains:
- a CDS encoding ribosome-inactivating family protein, with translation MQHLMIHDVRPVLPRKLREARESPLRRIRRRAGALLLAFALAVGLAGLTAPAAQADPNQPLTVYDWVTDGLGNGGTDPHNGYWGMIANIHSVSGHDFYQTSVDETTSQTSRLIQINVWRYGQQQAALYFWANNLYLAGFYQPGEGHFAFNDTWPDSFDAVLGVNARRLPWNGNYATLPGGSNRSDDVINGPSLDDALQQLRTASTHLNTAAGTQRLGNALVMIIQATSEAARFGRIFNTVRNNILNRTSNQLTADAVNLEQNWGSISSWVYRVLNNPAQPPLVVGGRTFSTLQALILYVSYLEIHSGSRPR